One genomic segment of Fusobacterium mortiferum ATCC 9817 includes these proteins:
- a CDS encoding aldose 1-epimerase family protein yields MELRLNNGLLEVRLESFGAELVGLRDLENNREYMWQKDSKFWAKCSPILFPFVGAIKDNRYFYAGKEYQITTKHGFARDYEFKVSSQDDTSIEFLFESNEETLKIYPFNFKLYLKYILNGKKLRMEYRVENLGDKKMYFSLGAHPAFATPVGENIDYSDYYIEFEKEESGEVKVLNGALINSKKVEKVFEGKKLVLTKDRFKNDALIIENPNSYKVNLKNDKTKYNVNFTYEGFKYIAFWNMVGSEYVCLEPWCGISDYDNCSGNIEEKNGIETLEAKEKFIRKIEIEIL; encoded by the coding sequence ATGGAATTAAGATTAAATAATGGATTATTAGAAGTCAGATTAGAAAGTTTTGGAGCAGAATTAGTAGGACTTAGAGATTTAGAAAATAATAGAGAGTATATGTGGCAAAAGGACTCAAAATTCTGGGCTAAATGTTCTCCTATATTATTTCCTTTTGTTGGAGCTATAAAGGATAATAGATATTTTTATGCTGGAAAAGAATATCAGATAACTACAAAACATGGATTTGCTAGAGATTATGAATTTAAAGTAAGTTCTCAAGATGATACAAGCATTGAATTTTTATTTGAAAGTAATGAAGAAACATTAAAAATTTATCCTTTTAATTTTAAACTTTATTTAAAGTATATCTTAAATGGAAAAAAATTAAGAATGGAGTATAGAGTTGAAAATTTAGGAGATAAAAAGATGTATTTCTCTTTAGGAGCTCACCCAGCATTTGCCACTCCTGTAGGAGAAAATATTGATTATTCAGATTATTATATAGAGTTTGAAAAGGAAGAGAGTGGTGAAGTAAAAGTTTTAAATGGAGCTTTAATAAATTCTAAAAAAGTAGAGAAAGTTTTTGAAGGAAAGAAACTTGTATTAACAAAGGATAGATTTAAAAATGATGCTCTAATAATAGAGAATCCAAACTCTTATAAAGTAAATTTAAAAAATGATAAGACTAAATACAATGTTAACTTCACTTATGAAGGATTTAAATATATAGCTTTCTGGAATATGGTAGGATCAGAATATGTATGTTTAGAACCTTGGTGTGGTATATCTGATTATGATAATTGCAGTGGAAATATTGAAGAGAAAAATGGAATAGAAACTCTTGAAGCGAAAGAGAAATTTATAAGAAAAATAGAAATAGAAATTCTTTAA
- the dnaJ gene encoding molecular chaperone DnaJ, translated as MAEKRDYYEVLGISKGASEDEIKKAYRKAAMKYHPDKFSNASDKEKKEAEEKFKEVNEAYQILSDAQKRAQYDQFGHAAFEQGAGGFGGGFNGFGGGAGGFEDIFSSFFGGGGSGFGGFGGGFGGSSRRSYVEPGRDLRYQVELTLEEVATGVEKTLKYKRNGKCKSCDGTGAESGSSMKTCPKCNGRGYVEVTQRTILGNMVSQMECDECHGKGKVPEKKCKSCGGTGIARETVEKKVKIPAGVETGQKLRLEGMGEASETGGPNGDLYVIIRVKEHAIFERDEMDIMCEIPIKFTTAALGGEVEVPTLKGKKTIKIPAGTQTGKSFRMRGEGLPALRGSIVGDEIVKVVVETPIDLNEEQQKLLRAFEDSLKEKNYKKHKTWLDKVKSFFK; from the coding sequence ATGGCAGAAAAAAGAGATTATTATGAAGTTCTAGGAATATCTAAAGGGGCTTCAGAAGATGAGATAAAAAAAGCATATAGAAAAGCAGCCATGAAATACCACCCTGATAAATTTAGTAATGCAAGTGATAAAGAAAAAAAAGAAGCTGAAGAAAAATTTAAAGAGGTAAATGAAGCTTATCAAATTTTATCAGATGCACAAAAGAGAGCTCAGTATGATCAATTTGGACATGCAGCCTTTGAGCAAGGAGCTGGTGGATTCGGAGGAGGATTCAATGGCTTTGGTGGAGGAGCTGGAGGCTTTGAAGATATATTCAGTTCATTCTTTGGTGGAGGAGGTTCTGGATTTGGTGGATTCGGAGGAGGATTTGGTGGTTCTTCGAGAAGAAGCTATGTAGAGCCTGGAAGAGATTTAAGATATCAAGTAGAATTAACTCTTGAAGAGGTAGCAACTGGAGTAGAAAAAACTTTAAAATATAAAAGAAATGGAAAATGTAAGAGCTGTGATGGAACAGGAGCAGAGTCTGGAAGCTCTATGAAAACTTGTCCAAAGTGTAATGGTAGAGGTTATGTAGAGGTAACTCAAAGAACTATATTAGGAAATATGGTAAGTCAAATGGAATGTGATGAGTGCCATGGAAAAGGAAAAGTACCTGAGAAGAAATGTAAATCTTGTGGTGGAACAGGAATAGCTAGAGAAACAGTAGAGAAAAAAGTAAAAATTCCAGCAGGGGTAGAAACAGGACAAAAATTAAGATTAGAAGGTATGGGAGAAGCTAGTGAAACTGGTGGACCAAATGGAGATTTATATGTAATAATAAGAGTAAAAGAGCATGCTATCTTTGAAAGAGATGAGATGGATATCATGTGCGAAATACCAATTAAATTTACTACTGCAGCACTAGGTGGAGAAGTAGAAGTACCTACTTTAAAAGGTAAAAAAACTATAAAAATCCCAGCAGGAACTCAAACAGGTAAGAGCTTTAGAATGAGAGGAGAAGGATTACCTGCTCTAAGAGGTTCTATAGTAGGAGATGAAATAGTAAAAGTAGTAGTAGAAACTCCAATAGACTTAAATGAAGAACAACAAAAATTATTGAGAGCTTTTGAAGATAGTTTAAAAGAAAAAAATTATAAAAAGCATAAAACATGGTTAGATAAAGTTAAATCATTTTTTAAATAG
- the yajC gene encoding preprotein translocase subunit YajC, whose protein sequence is MEQLLGKYGGMILTFAIWIAVFYFLLILPNKKKQKKQQEMLDSIKEGSEVITVGGIKGTVVAVLGDYVEVRVDKGVKITFRKSAISTVLQ, encoded by the coding sequence ATGGAACAACTATTAGGAAAATACGGTGGGATGATACTTACTTTTGCTATATGGATAGCAGTATTTTATTTCCTATTAATATTACCAAATAAGAAAAAACAAAAGAAACAGCAAGAGATGTTAGACTCTATAAAAGAGGGGTCTGAAGTTATAACTGTTGGTGGAATAAAAGGAACAGTAGTGGCAGTATTAGGAGATTATGTAGAAGTAAGAGTAGATAAAGGAGTAAAAATTACTTTTAGAAAATCTGCTATATCAACAGTATTACAATAA
- a CDS encoding N-acetylmuramoyl-L-alanine amidase family protein translates to MKRVLILFLIIGSICFGGTISSVSEKGSKLSFIFTGSNKSAYQINYDSYNRLIFIEFPGSNLSTKINDKNYTSKYVEDFSTVNYGNSVGFFIKLNKNISYSTSFSGNDFVFYFNDKSTKKQYTIAIDAGHGGKDPGAIGYKKYYEKTIALSVARYLRDELKKDFNVVMTRDSDVFVTLGERPRIANRAKADMFISIHVNSAVKNTLTGTEVFYFSKKSSPYAERIAAFENSVGDKYGEKTNNIVQIMGELAYKKNQEISIGFAKKTSSALAKAMGMKDRGIHGANFAVLRGFNGPGVLIELGFINNSDDIKKLTSSTSQKKMAQEIAKMVRENFY, encoded by the coding sequence ATGAAAAGAGTTTTAATATTATTTCTAATTATTGGAAGTATTTGTTTTGGAGGAACGATTAGTTCTGTCAGTGAAAAGGGAAGTAAACTCTCTTTTATATTTACTGGAAGTAATAAGTCAGCCTATCAGATAAACTATGATTCATATAATAGACTTATATTTATAGAGTTTCCAGGAAGTAATCTTTCAACTAAGATAAATGATAAAAACTATACTTCAAAGTATGTAGAGGATTTTTCTACAGTGAATTATGGAAATTCAGTAGGTTTTTTTATAAAATTAAATAAAAATATATCCTATTCAACATCCTTTAGTGGAAATGACTTTGTATTTTATTTTAATGATAAAAGTACTAAGAAGCAATATACTATAGCTATTGATGCTGGACATGGAGGAAAGGATCCTGGAGCTATAGGATATAAGAAATATTATGAAAAAACAATTGCTCTTTCAGTGGCTAGATATTTAAGAGATGAGTTAAAAAAAGATTTTAACGTGGTTATGACTAGAGATAGTGATGTATTTGTGACTTTAGGAGAAAGACCAAGAATAGCTAATAGGGCCAAGGCAGATATGTTTATAAGTATACATGTAAACTCAGCTGTGAAAAATACTCTTACTGGGACAGAGGTATTCTATTTTTCTAAAAAATCTTCCCCTTATGCTGAGAGAATAGCTGCTTTTGAAAACAGTGTTGGGGATAAATATGGAGAAAAAACTAATAATATAGTACAGATAATGGGAGAACTAGCTTATAAGAAAAATCAAGAGATATCAATAGGTTTTGCTAAAAAGACATCCTCAGCATTAGCTAAAGCTATGGGAATGAAAGATAGAGGAATACATGGAGCAAATTTTGCTGTACTGAGAGGATTTAATGGTCCTGGAGTATTAATAGAATTAGGATTTATAAATAATAGTGATGATATAAAAAAATTAACAAGTTCAACTTCTCAAAAGAAAATGGCTCAAGAGATAGCTAAAATGGTAAGAGAAAATTTTTATTAG
- a CDS encoding GerMN domain-containing protein, translating into MNKKLIAVVCIIWGIVIVSGVMFFQMRSSSKKINIIEITNKEKVVTEEGKVEKINFYVVSDNVDKLLRKEKEIPLYIKPKDKIRKIVQVSMENLWESKILKTSQIEIGNIFIKGDMLYIDVDANMLELKVENRKNLLAIYSIVNSVTEIGNIRKIKFLIDGKEETGSFSKIYTRNTNI; encoded by the coding sequence TTGAATAAAAAATTAATAGCAGTTGTTTGTATAATTTGGGGAATAGTTATAGTAAGTGGTGTAATGTTTTTTCAAATGAGAAGCTCTTCAAAAAAGATAAATATAATAGAGATAACTAATAAAGAAAAAGTAGTTACTGAAGAAGGAAAAGTAGAAAAAATAAATTTCTATGTAGTTTCAGATAATGTAGATAAGTTATTAAGAAAAGAAAAGGAGATTCCACTCTATATAAAACCAAAGGATAAAATAAGAAAAATTGTTCAAGTAAGTATGGAAAATTTATGGGAGAGTAAGATTTTAAAAACTTCTCAAATAGAGATAGGAAATATCTTTATAAAAGGTGATATGCTCTATATAGATGTAGATGCTAATATGTTGGAGCTAAAAGTAGAGAATAGAAAAAATTTGTTAGCAATATACTCTATAGTAAATAGTGTTACAGAGATAGGAAATATCAGAAAAATAAAGTTTTTAATAGATGGTAAAGAGGAAACAGGAAGTTTCTCAAAAATTTATACAAGAAATACAAATATTTAA
- the yqeK gene encoding bis(5'-nucleosyl)-tetraphosphatase (symmetrical) YqeK — MLEKLREMVKERVTEKRYIHTLGVEEKAVELAKKYGVNEEKARVAAILHDIAKSVEVGKLEEVCRKYFADELTEEDIKITEILHGFVGYIIVKEELKIEDKEILEAIKYHTIGKKGLSKLSRIIYIADGIEKNRDYPNVKKIREIVDKDLDEGIIYEIDKKIEYLESIGGKIHRNTLEMRDWLKSLRR, encoded by the coding sequence ATGTTAGAAAAATTGAGAGAGATGGTTAAAGAAAGAGTAACTGAGAAAAGATATATACATACTTTAGGAGTAGAGGAAAAAGCTGTGGAGCTAGCTAAAAAATATGGTGTGAATGAAGAAAAAGCTAGAGTAGCAGCAATTTTACATGATATAGCTAAAAGTGTAGAAGTTGGAAAATTAGAAGAGGTGTGTAGAAAATATTTTGCAGATGAATTAACTGAAGAAGATATAAAGATAACTGAAATATTACATGGATTTGTAGGCTATATAATAGTAAAAGAAGAGTTAAAAATAGAAGATAAAGAGATTTTAGAAGCTATAAAATATCATACAATAGGCAAAAAAGGATTATCTAAGCTTAGTAGAATAATATATATAGCTGATGGAATAGAAAAAAATAGAGATTATCCAAATGTAAAAAAAATAAGAGAGATAGTTGATAAGGATTTAGATGAGGGGATTATCTATGAGATTGATAAGAAGATAGAATATTTAGAGAGTATTGGTGGAAAAATACATAGAAATACTTTAGAGATGAGAGATTGGTTAAAAAGCTTGAGGAGGTAA
- the rnr gene encoding ribonuclease R, protein MKIEKELEKLKDIFKNTKGKGLKLDEITKMLGWSPKFKKENREIIEKWVSDGELIKNNRGKYNLPETQGYIKGVFSIIRDRFAFVDTEDEGIFIPKSGFNGALDGDTVFVRLTAGMKGDRKKEGEVVRVISRDKDIVIGIFQKNKNFGFVTPTHSFGRDIYIPSIRMKNAENNQLVVVRITFWGDNERKPEGEIVEILGNPYDTKNMIEALIIREGMSETFPPEAMAEARRIPMEIGKKELEGRKDLRHLPIITIDGDDAKDLDDAVYVEKLKNGNYKLIVSIADVSHYIPEGSVLDREAYKRGNSVYLVDRVLPMFPKEISNGICSLNPNEDKLTFTCEMEIDKKGKVVDSDTYKSVIKTAYRMTYNNVNKMIAGDEETLKTYAPIKDMVMDMLELSKIIREVKYKRGSIDFDIPEIKLVLDEKGKVEYIKSRDRGESERIIEDFMIAANETVAEKLFWLEIPSVYRTHEKPDMERIKNLNETLAKFKYRIHSLEEIHPKQFQKIIEDSKERGINLLVHKMILMALKQAKYTVENYGHFGLASGYYTHFTSPIRRYADLTVHRILNSVLHGYPNKKTIIKNMEELPVTCAHISKTERAAMKVEDESVKIKLVEYMMDKVGEEYDATIVGFSNKRVFFETEDHVECFWDVVSAKHYYEFDDREYVMRDTDTGKFYSIGDKYKVTLVRASLSELEIEVTPNFVMDEGLILK, encoded by the coding sequence ATGAAAATAGAAAAAGAGTTAGAGAAATTAAAAGATATATTTAAAAATACAAAGGGAAAAGGTTTAAAACTTGATGAGATAACTAAGATGTTAGGATGGTCTCCAAAATTTAAAAAGGAGAATAGAGAGATAATAGAGAAATGGGTAAGTGATGGTGAGCTTATCAAAAATAATAGAGGAAAGTATAATCTTCCAGAAACACAAGGATATATTAAAGGAGTATTTAGTATAATAAGGGATAGATTTGCTTTTGTAGATACTGAAGATGAGGGGATATTTATTCCAAAGAGTGGATTTAATGGAGCTCTTGATGGAGATACAGTTTTTGTAAGACTTACAGCAGGTATGAAGGGAGACAGAAAAAAAGAGGGAGAAGTAGTAAGAGTAATAAGCAGAGATAAGGATATAGTTATAGGAATATTCCAAAAAAATAAGAACTTTGGTTTTGTAACTCCTACCCATTCTTTTGGAAGAGATATCTATATTCCATCTATAAGAATGAAAAATGCCGAAAATAATCAGTTGGTAGTGGTAAGAATAACTTTCTGGGGAGATAATGAGAGAAAACCAGAGGGAGAAATAGTAGAGATACTTGGAAATCCATATGATACTAAAAATATGATAGAGGCATTGATTATTAGAGAAGGAATGTCTGAAACTTTTCCACCTGAAGCAATGGCAGAGGCTAGAAGAATACCTATGGAGATAGGGAAAAAAGAGTTAGAGGGAAGAAAGGATTTAAGACATCTACCTATTATAACAATAGATGGCGATGATGCTAAGGACTTAGATGACGCTGTCTATGTAGAAAAATTAAAAAATGGAAACTATAAATTGATTGTAAGTATAGCTGATGTATCCCACTATATTCCTGAAGGGTCAGTATTAGATAGAGAGGCATATAAGAGAGGAAACTCTGTATATTTAGTAGATAGAGTACTACCTATGTTCCCTAAAGAGATTTCTAATGGTATCTGCTCTTTAAATCCTAATGAGGACAAACTTACTTTTACTTGCGAGATGGAAATAGATAAAAAAGGAAAGGTTGTAGACTCTGATACATATAAATCAGTTATAAAGACAGCATATAGAATGACATATAATAATGTCAATAAGATGATAGCTGGAGATGAGGAAACTTTAAAAACTTATGCTCCTATAAAAGATATGGTAATGGATATGTTAGAACTTTCTAAAATAATTAGAGAGGTAAAATATAAAAGAGGAAGTATAGATTTTGATATTCCAGAGATAAAACTTGTATTAGATGAAAAGGGAAAAGTTGAATATATTAAGAGTAGAGATAGAGGAGAATCTGAAAGAATAATAGAGGATTTTATGATAGCTGCCAATGAAACAGTGGCAGAAAAACTTTTCTGGTTAGAGATACCATCTGTATATAGAACTCATGAAAAGCCAGATATGGAAAGAATAAAAAATCTGAATGAAACTTTAGCAAAGTTTAAATATAGAATACACTCTTTAGAAGAAATACACCCTAAACAGTTTCAAAAAATAATAGAAGATTCTAAAGAGAGGGGAATTAATCTATTAGTTCATAAGATGATACTAATGGCATTGAAACAAGCTAAGTATACAGTAGAAAATTATGGACACTTTGGACTTGCATCTGGATACTATACACATTTTACATCTCCAATAAGAAGATATGCAGATTTAACTGTGCATAGAATTTTAAATTCGGTATTACATGGTTATCCAAATAAGAAAACTATTATAAAAAATATGGAGGAGTTACCTGTAACTTGTGCTCATATTTCTAAAACAGAGAGAGCTGCTATGAAAGTAGAAGACGAAAGCGTAAAAATTAAACTTGTGGAATATATGATGGATAAAGTTGGAGAAGAGTATGATGCTACAATTGTTGGATTTAGTAATAAGAGAGTATTCTTTGAAACTGAGGATCATGTAGAGTGTTTCTGGGATGTAGTTTCTGCTAAACATTACTATGAGTTTGATGATAGAGAGTATGTGATGAGAGATACGGATACTGGCAAATTTTATAGTATAGGAGATAAGTATAAAGTTACTTTAGTAAGAGCTAGTCTATCAGAGTTAGAAATTGAGGTTACACCTAATTTTGTAATGGATGAGGGATTAATTTTAAAATAA
- a CDS encoding BglG family transcription antiterminator, which produces MSLNKKHFELLLSLEKLNTLSELSIFLNTSERNIRYQIEELNFDLKEEYQIIINKQNISWSGINISYEKIFNDIDKIYYSFSTSERIALFMLHSLIFKENINISLFSKKLDISKPTLKNDIKLLQEQLKESKIYLLQSETSDYYFKYNDIDFCFFLVSFLNKYIIFKNNNFKPRKKTFFYQYFFKKLNINELFKIDYSLINAIQENNFISDEALNLFIIFTCILNYYQPNLKYKSNINFFKSSSEFKIINNILPELNIDYKLWLCDFLIGISYNKNNPLGIFKNWLNIEMEIYKIILDFSNLKKINLTEDKILHQELLNHLKPLLYRALKNINLGNSILREIKHNYNNSFEICKNIFIGFEKNTSIKISEDEIAFVVLLFERAIQRIEKNKTIKNIAIVCNFGISTSSFLKMRLKELFKINNIQTYSLQEYQNNLNKIPDLIITTIDLEERDDKIPIVKVSPILTKTDIEILKNFSFDISMINTEEFIAELKKICDKLEIEKLKTLIKDKYSSFFYEKPLKHIEKFIEPFLINEIDKVDSIEEAIKICASPLFEYKYVDNSYITSLIKTSTTPKNTNIYIGEHTIFPHCSNKNNVFDTKFSFLKLKEPIIFKNKKCKLIICFCTNQKNIYHNFLFKLFELIEKEEEEFYKLPLSEYYDYLNNL; this is translated from the coding sequence ATGAGCTTAAATAAAAAACACTTTGAATTACTTCTTTCATTAGAAAAATTAAATACTTTATCTGAATTATCTATATTTTTAAATACATCAGAGAGAAATATTAGATACCAAATAGAAGAACTAAATTTTGACTTAAAAGAGGAATATCAAATTATTATAAATAAACAAAATATATCTTGGTCTGGTATAAATATCTCTTATGAAAAAATATTTAATGATATAGATAAGATTTATTATTCTTTTTCAACTTCAGAAAGAATAGCATTATTTATGCTTCATTCTTTAATCTTCAAAGAAAATATAAACATATCTTTATTTAGTAAAAAATTAGATATTTCAAAACCAACTCTTAAAAATGATATAAAATTATTACAAGAACAACTCAAAGAAAGTAAAATATATTTACTTCAAAGTGAAACATCTGACTACTATTTTAAGTATAACGATATTGATTTTTGCTTTTTTTTAGTCTCATTTTTAAATAAATATATAATTTTTAAAAATAATAATTTCAAACCTAGAAAAAAAACTTTTTTCTACCAATATTTTTTTAAAAAACTAAATATAAATGAGTTATTTAAAATAGACTATAGTCTTATTAATGCAATTCAAGAGAATAATTTTATTTCTGATGAAGCTCTTAATCTATTTATAATTTTTACTTGTATTTTAAATTACTATCAACCAAATCTAAAATATAAGAGTAATATAAATTTTTTTAAATCTTCATCTGAATTTAAAATTATAAATAATATACTTCCAGAACTAAATATCGACTACAAACTTTGGCTTTGTGATTTTTTAATAGGAATATCTTATAACAAAAATAATCCTTTAGGAATTTTTAAAAATTGGTTAAATATTGAAATGGAAATATATAAAATTATTTTAGACTTTTCAAATTTAAAAAAGATTAATTTAACAGAGGATAAAATCTTACATCAAGAGTTATTAAATCATTTAAAACCATTGTTATACAGAGCTTTAAAAAATATTAATTTAGGTAACTCTATTTTAAGAGAAATCAAACATAACTATAACAACTCTTTTGAAATTTGTAAAAATATATTTATTGGTTTTGAAAAAAATACAAGTATAAAAATTTCTGAAGATGAGATTGCATTTGTTGTGCTTCTTTTTGAAAGAGCTATTCAAAGAATTGAAAAAAATAAAACTATTAAAAATATTGCAATTGTTTGTAACTTTGGAATAAGTACATCTAGTTTTCTAAAAATGAGATTAAAGGAATTATTTAAGATAAATAATATTCAAACATACTCATTACAAGAATATCAAAATAATTTAAATAAAATTCCAGATTTAATAATAACAACTATTGATTTAGAAGAAAGAGATGATAAAATTCCAATAGTAAAAGTAAGTCCTATTTTAACAAAAACTGATATTGAAATATTAAAAAACTTTTCTTTTGATATTTCTATGATTAATACAGAGGAATTTATAGCTGAACTAAAAAAAATTTGTGATAAGTTAGAAATAGAAAAATTAAAGACTTTAATTAAAGATAAGTATTCTTCATTTTTTTATGAAAAACCACTTAAACATATAGAAAAATTTATTGAACCATTTTTAATTAATGAAATTGATAAAGTTGACTCAATTGAGGAAGCTATTAAAATTTGTGCTTCTCCATTATTTGAATATAAATATGTTGATAATTCCTATATAACTTCATTAATAAAAACAAGTACAACTCCCAAAAATACTAATATTTATATTGGAGAACATACAATTTTTCCACATTGTTCAAATAAAAATAATGTTTTTGATACAAAATTTAGTTTCTTAAAATTAAAAGAACCTATTATTTTTAAAAATAAGAAATGTAAATTAATTATTTGTTTTTGTACAAATCAAAAAAATATCTATCATAATTTTTTATTTAAGCTTTTTGAACTTATTGAAAAGGAAGAAGAAGAATTTTATAAATTACCTTTATCTGAATACTATGATTATCTAAATAACTTATAA
- a CDS encoding PTS sugar transporter subunit IIA, giving the protein MNKILKEQNIFLDVESRSKDELIETLAEKLDKMGKLFDKNIFIEDIYKREAEGITGIENGLALPHGKSSGVKETTILVAKLKTPIEWETLDDSLVDLVVLFAVKLEDKNDVHLKLLSRIAGNLSEEENILKIKELTNKEEIIKILEEEW; this is encoded by the coding sequence ATGAACAAAATACTTAAGGAGCAAAATATTTTTTTAGATGTTGAATCAAGATCAAAAGATGAATTGATTGAAACTTTAGCAGAGAAATTAGATAAGATGGGAAAATTATTTGACAAGAATATCTTTATTGAAGATATCTATAAAAGAGAGGCAGAAGGAATTACAGGGATTGAAAATGGATTAGCTTTACCTCATGGAAAATCATCTGGAGTCAAAGAAACAACAATTCTAGTAGCTAAATTAAAAACACCAATTGAGTGGGAAACTTTAGATGATTCTTTAGTTGATTTAGTAGTTTTATTTGCTGTGAAATTAGAGGATAAGAATGATGTGCATTTAAAATTATTATCAAGAATTGCTGGAAATCTTTCAGAAGAAGAAAATATTTTAAAAATAAAAGAATTAACAAATAAAGAAGAAATAATAAAAATTTTAGAAGAGGAGTGGTAA
- a CDS encoding PTS fructose transporter subunit IIB, with protein MKIVGVCACTAGLAHTFMAQKKLLTVGKERGHIVNFETQGSMGIENELTAEEIKNADFVILATDIKIGTERFKGKKVIKVPTNVAIKGTVKLYEKLEESV; from the coding sequence ATGAAAATAGTTGGAGTTTGTGCATGTACAGCAGGATTAGCTCATACTTTTATGGCTCAAAAAAAATTATTAACAGTAGGAAAGGAGAGAGGGCATATAGTAAATTTTGAAACACAAGGGTCAATGGGAATAGAAAATGAATTAACAGCAGAAGAGATAAAGAATGCAGATTTTGTAATTTTAGCTACTGATATAAAAATCGGAACAGAAAGATTTAAAGGAAAAAAAGTTATAAAAGTTCCAACTAATGTTGCAATAAAAGGAACTGTAAAATTATATGAAAAACTAGAAGAAAGTGTTTAA
- a CDS encoding PTS fructose transporter subunit IIC has translation MKNLQIKKHLLTGISFMLPLVVSAGLCIAIGQIIPRFGIETKVSDVLVNLGVYGMNLLVPVFCASIAYSIADKPGIAPGLVLGYLANEIKAGFLGGILFGFVVGFVVLWLKKNLKVPKSMEGLVPVMLLPLLAIIVCGLGAYFIVGIPIVALQSFLLDFLTNLDGKGKFLTGAILGGMVGFDFGGPVNKTASIFVDGLILNGIYGPEAVKVMVAMVPPLGLGLSVLLTKYKYTKAEIEGAKVAFPMGLCMITEGVIPIAARDPFRVIAASTISGMVAGGLSMLWDVGSSIPSGGVFIIPFVQNPLGFTAALIIGSCIMAAILSITKKVPSLEEEGELIMEEDMNLDDFEIENL, from the coding sequence ATGAAAAATTTACAAATTAAAAAGCATTTGTTGACAGGAATTTCTTTTATGTTACCATTAGTAGTTTCAGCAGGATTATGCATAGCAATAGGACAAATAATTCCTAGATTTGGAATAGAAACAAAAGTAAGTGATGTGCTTGTAAATTTAGGAGTTTATGGGATGAATCTATTAGTTCCAGTTTTCTGTGCTTCAATAGCATATTCTATAGCTGATAAGCCAGGAATAGCACCAGGATTAGTATTAGGATATTTAGCAAATGAAATAAAGGCAGGGTTTTTAGGAGGAATTTTATTTGGATTTGTAGTAGGATTTGTTGTACTTTGGTTAAAGAAAAATTTAAAAGTACCAAAGTCTATGGAAGGATTAGTACCAGTAATGTTGTTACCTTTATTAGCTATAATTGTATGTGGATTAGGAGCATATTTTATTGTAGGAATACCAATTGTGGCTTTACAAAGCTTCTTATTAGATTTTTTAACAAATTTAGATGGAAAGGGGAAATTTTTAACTGGAGCTATTTTAGGAGGAATGGTTGGATTCGATTTTGGAGGACCAGTCAATAAAACAGCATCAATCTTTGTAGATGGATTAATTTTGAATGGAATTTATGGACCAGAGGCTGTAAAAGTTATGGTTGCCATGGTTCCACCATTAGGTTTAGGATTATCTGTACTTTTAACAAAATATAAATATACTAAAGCTGAAATAGAGGGGGCAAAAGTTGCTTTTCCAATGGGATTATGCATGATAACAGAAGGAGTTATACCTATTGCAGCAAGAGATCCTTTTAGAGTAATAGCAGCAAGTACAATAAGTGGAATGGTAGCTGGAGGGCTTTCAATGCTGTGGGATGTAGGTTCAAGCATTCCATCTGGAGGAGTCTTCATTATTCCGTTTGTTCAAAATCCCTTAGGGTTTACAGCAGCTTTGATAATAGGAAGTTGCATAATGGCAGCGATTCTTTCAATAACTAAAAAGGTTCCTAGTCTAGAAGAAGAAGGGGAACTTATAATGGAAGAAGATATGAATTTAGATGATTTTGAGATAGAAAATTTATAA